Proteins encoded together in one Bactrocera neohumeralis isolate Rockhampton chromosome 4, APGP_CSIRO_Bneo_wtdbg2-racon-allhic-juicebox.fasta_v2, whole genome shotgun sequence window:
- the LOC126757500 gene encoding phosphatidate phosphatase LPIN3-like isoform X3 produces the protein MNSLVKVFSNFREFYNEINGATLTGAIDVIVVEQPDGEFQCSPFHVRFGKLGVLRSREKVVDIEINGEPVDIHMKLGDSGEAFFVEECPEEDAEALPENMATSPIPSSYFPNKFDNDTLMDDTLECKSKIASDDIQLPLPLPRRNSIDFSKETEKEDQVPKFENQVSDFSHRRHTDNTLERRNLSEKLQEYTTQKLRQEWAEHEEIFQFEAVEREKEWINSTQTESKIQQKSNTTDVAPTPTITVQPAFKEELPAKEHNMNNTNNANSNNITTPTTTTAETISNNTSAKDESKGGKKKRRKKSQMKKKNAQRKSSSSSSIGSTTPIEGANGNNTNADEGDGISISNNTNSSSNEEIATAKSNNDQQSVPLVSATAGDESPISETCQTSPITPSTRIPDLDIHFFSDTEVTPSGGASSCVGRGSGRPSTPIQSDSELEISLREKDVDAELISNSASWKWGQLPTPDASEKVDGSGDQSAQRNSMLSGMFNFMKKTNKMRKQANDGGVYLSDLDAEGMDPEMAALYFPQPRLTKSTNNANADAGTATSSTLLQSGDDDRESGNGTSLPHSPSSMEGQKSVDSDYEDGKPQDAKYLDFVAMSLCGVGDKGEPSDEEFDQHMIKYSDDAIEQLMSNVKPDESVNKSEPDGTTAGAGAQSKRSWWNWRRSQVGAVPNSAKIAKPDDKVDERDADQAAVATQTTRPNSPDISENTLSKTDSTLNAENTSAQVENLEDLSQASSKAEATSSNGNKNERYKKSLRLSSEAIKQLNLKDGMNEIEFSVTTAYQGTTRCKCYLFRWKHNDKVVISDIDGTITKSDVLGHILPMVGKDWAQLGVAQLFSKIEQNGYKLLYLSARAIGQSRATREYLRSIRQGDVKLPDGPLLLNPTSLISAFHREVIERKPEQFKIACLSDIRELFPDKDPFYAGYGNRINDVWAYRAVGIPIMRIFTINTKGELKHELTQTFQSSGYINQSLEVDEYFPLLDVNLYEYRTDTFDDDEEEDELKFSESDDGIELDTDDVYLDDDNEKTATTVAEERGLLLRQDNGKTTQMKSKFAQARNSIVINFSAVGARH, from the exons GTTGAGGAGTGTCCCGAAGAGGACGCAGAAGCATTGCCAGAGAATATGGCTACGTCGCCGATACCGAGCAGCTACTTTCCCAACAAATTTGACAATGATACATTAATGGACGACACACTCGAGTGCAAGTCAAA AATTGCTAGCGATGACATACAACTGCCGCTGCCATTGCCGCGTCGTAATTCCATTGACTTTTCAAAAGAGACCGAAAAGGAAGATCAAGTGCCGAAATTTGAGAATCAAGTCTCAGATTTTAGTCACAGAAG ACACACCGACAATACATTGGAGCGACGTAATCTTAGTGAAAAACTGCAAGAATACACTACGCAAAAGCTGCGGCAGGAGTGGGCCGAACATGAGGAAATCTTTCAATTTGAAGCCGTTGAAAGAGAGAAG GAATGGATTAACAGCACACAAACAGAAAGCAAAATTCAACAGAAATCCAACACAACAGACGTCGCACCCACACCTACGATCACTGTGCAGCCAGCTTTCAAAGAAGAGCTTCCTGCGAAAGAGCATAACATGAACAATACAAATAatgcaaacagcaacaacatcaccACGCCCACTACTACAACCGCCGAAACTATCTCCAATAATACGAGTGCAAAGGACGAATCCAAAGGTGGCAAGAAGAAACGCCGCAAGAAGTCacaaatgaagaaaaagaaTGCACAACGCAAGTCTTCGTCGAGCAGTTCAATTGGCAGCACAACACCCATAGAGGGCGCCAACGGCAATAACACAAATGCCGACGAAGGTGACGGTATTTCCATTTCGAATAATACCAACTCATCGTCGAATGAGGAGATTGCCACAGCAAAATCAAATAACGACCAACAGTCGGTACCGCTCGTCTCCGCCACGGCTGGTGATGAGAGTCCCATCAGCGAAACATGCCAAACATCACCGATTACGCCCAGCACGCGTATACCCGATCTGGATATACACTTCTTCAGCGATACCGAGGTGACGCCTTCGGGTGGTGCTAGCAGTTGTGTTGGACGCGGTTCTGGACGTCCCTCCACACCCATACAAAGCGATAGCGAATTGGAGATTTCGTTGCGTGAAAAAGATGTCGATGCTGAATTGATATCGAATAGCGCTTCATGGAAGTGGGGCCAATTGCCTACGCCCGATGCGAGTGAAAAGGTGGACGGCAGCGGCGATCAGTCGGCACAACGCAACTCAATGCTGAGTGGCATGTTTAATTTTATGAAGAAAACGAATAAGATGCGTAAGCAGGCCAACGATGGTGGTGTCTACTTGTCCGATTTGGATGCAGAAGGTATGGATCCAGAAATGGCTGCATTATACTTCCCACAACCGCGTCTAACGAAGTCGACAAATAATGCCAACGCCGATGCTGGCACAGCCACCAGCAGCACACTGTTACAATCGGGCGATGATGATCGTGAAAGTGGCAATGGCACCAGTTTGCCACATTCGCCTAGTTCGATGGAGGGTCAGAAGAGCGTGGACTCGGACTATGAGGATGGCAAGCCACAGGACGCAAA ATACCTGGACTTTGTGGCGATGTCTTTATGTGGCGTCGGTGACAAAGGCGAGCCATCTGATGAAGAGTTCGATCAACACATGATTAAGTATTCTGAT GATGCCATTGAACAGCTGATGAGCAATGTCAAACCCGATGAATCGGTGAACAAGAGCGAACCGGATGGCACCACAGCAGGTGCTGGCGCTCAATCGAAACGTTCCTGGTGGAATTGGCGGCGTTCGCAGGTTGGCGCCGTGCCGAATTCTGCAAAGATTGCCAAACCAGATGACAAGGTTGATGAGCGAG ACGCCGACCAAGCTGCCGTGGCCACACAAACAACACGTCCCAACTCACCAGATATTAGTGAAAATACACTAAGCAAAACCGACTCGACGCTCAATGCTGAAAACACCTCAGCACAAGTTGAAAATCTCGAGGACCTATCGCAAGCCTCCTCGAAGGCTGAAGCAACCAGCAGTAACGGCAACAAAAACGAACGTTACAAGAAGAGCTTGCGCCTTAGTTCGGAAGCAAtt AAACAACTGAACTTGAAGGATGGCATGAACGAAATTGAGTTCAGCGTCACAACCGCCTATCAGGGCACCACACGCTGCAAATGCTATCTCTTCCGCTGGAAGCACAACGACAAAGTTGTCATTTCTGATATTGATGGCACGATCACCAAATCGGATGTGCTCGGTCACATTTTGCCAATGGTCGGCAAAGATTGGGCCCAATTGGGTGTGGCacaattgttttcgaaaatcgAACAAAATGGCTATAAGCTATTGTATTTATCCGCACGTGCCATAGGGCAATCACGTGCCACACGTGAATACTTACGTTCCATACGTCAGGGTGATGTTAAGCTACCCGATGGGCCATTATTGCTCAATCCCACATCGCTTATTTCGGCATTCCATCGTGAGGTGATCGAACGCAAGCCGGAACAATTTAAAATCGCTTGCCTCTCCGACATACGTGAGCTCTTCCCCGACAAGGATCCCTTCTATGCCGGCTATGGCAATCGCATCAAT GATGTATGGGCCTATCGCGCAGTGGGCATACCCATTATGCGCATTTTCACCATCAACACCAAGGGCGAATTGAAGCATGAGCTAACACAAACATTCCAGTCATC cGGTTACATCAATCAGTCGCTCGAAGTCGATGAGTACTTCCCGCTATTAGATGTCAACTTGTATGAGTATCGTACCGACACCTTTGACGATGACGAGGAGGAGGACGAATTGAAATTCAGCGAATCGGATGACGGCATTGAACTCGATACAGACGACGTGTATCTCGACGATGACAATGAAAAAACTGCTACGACAGTAGCCGAGGAACGTGGTCTGCTGTTGAGACAAGATAATGGCAAAACAACgcaaatgaaaagtaaatttgCGCAGGCGCGCAACAGCATAGTCATAAACTTCTCTGCTGTTGGAGCAAGACACTAA